One Planktothrix tepida PCC 9214 DNA window includes the following coding sequences:
- a CDS encoding ribonuclease HII — protein MIADDSSTPILIAGVDEVGRGALFGPVVAAAVILSENSMTQLTRAGVKDSKKLTPGVRSRLALEIKAIAIDYKIGWASVREIDRFNILQATLLAMKRAIFKLNPQPELCLIDGNQKIPQLFIPQQTIIKGDSTSLVIAAASIVAKVWRDELITRLSEKYPQYDLKQNKGYGTAKHRQAIQQYGVTSQHRQSFSCCQLSLPLN, from the coding sequence ATGATAGCAGATGATTCTTCAACTCCGATTTTAATCGCAGGAGTGGATGAAGTTGGACGAGGTGCTTTATTTGGCCCGGTGGTGGCAGCAGCCGTGATTTTATCTGAGAATAGTATGACGCAATTAACTCGTGCTGGGGTGAAAGATAGTAAGAAATTAACCCCTGGGGTTCGTTCGCGATTAGCCCTGGAAATAAAAGCGATCGCCATTGATTATAAAATTGGTTGGGCTTCCGTGCGAGAAATTGATCGCTTCAATATTTTACAAGCCACATTATTAGCGATGAAACGCGCTATTTTTAAGTTAAATCCTCAACCCGAACTTTGTTTAATTGATGGGAATCAAAAAATTCCTCAATTATTCATTCCCCAACAAACTATCATCAAAGGAGATAGTACATCTTTGGTAATAGCAGCTGCCAGTATTGTCGCAAAAGTGTGGCGAGATGAATTAATCACTCGTTTATCGGAAAAATATCCTCAATATGATTTAAAACAAAATAAAGGTTACGGAACTGCAAAACACCGTCAAGCCATTCAACAGTATGGTGTGACTTCTCAACATCGTCAATCTTTTAGTTGTTGCCAATTATCCTTACCTTTAAATTAA